The nucleotide window GAGGTGTAGAGGATGGCGGCGAGATCGTCGGGCGAGCGCGGCACGGTGTCGAACGTGTCGCCGAACCAGGCCGCGCGCTCGAGCAGCGAGCCGGTGCGATCGTCGCCCAGCGTGAAGACGTGCCTTGCGCCGTTGGTGAACGCGATCTTCGAGACCCAGCCGAAATTCGCCGGGCTGCACACGACCACATCCGGCTCCGCGTTGCCGACGAAGTAGCTGATCTCGCTTTCCCGATAGGCCGTGTTCAGCGGCAGGTAGACGAGGCCGGCGCGCAGCGTGGCAAGGTACAGCAACAAGGCCTCGGGCGACTTCTCGACCTGCACGGCAACGCGCGCGCCCGGCGCGAGATCGAGGCTCGCGAGCAGATTGGCGATCCGTGCGCTCGCGTGCTCGATGTCGTCCCAGCTGTAATACAGCCCTTCGGGTGTTTCGATCGCGCATGCCGATCTGTCGGCGGGAAAACGTTCGGCGAAGCGTCGATAGAGGTTGGCGTCTTGCGTCATAAGGAGAACTGGAGAATAGCCTGGGTGAAAGCCGGGGGTGATCCCCCCTGAAAAAGCCAATGAAAAGGAAACACGGGATCGAGTCGCACCGGGCCCCGCCTATCGCCCCTGGAAATCGGGCGGACGTTTTTCGAGGAAGGCGGCGACACCTTCACGGTGATCGTGCGAGTCCCAATACGAGAACGCCTGCTGACATTCGGCTTCGGACAACGGCGGCACGGGCGGCGACAATCGCGCGATGAGCCATTTGTTCAATTGCGCGGCGAGCGGCGCCCCGGCGACAAGGCGCCGGGCGCTGGCATAGGCCGCTTCCTCGACGGCGTCGTCGGCCACCACCCGCGTGAGCAAGCCCTTCTCGCGGGCTTCCGCGGCATCAAACACACGCCCTTCGAGCAAAATCTCCAGCGCCGCCGCGCGTCCGGCAAGCGCCAGCACACCGCGCAGTTCGCCAGGGGCCATCGGAAAGCCGAGCTTGTTGATCGGCACGCCGAATCGTGCGCCCTGCCCGGCAATGCGCAGATCGCAGTGTGTTGCGATCTCGAGCCCGCCGCCCACGCAAACGCCCTCGATCAGCGCCACGCTCGGATGCCGGCAGCGCGCCAGCGCATCGAGCGTGGGCCCGATGATCTCGCCGTGGTAACGCCGCAGCGTGTCGTAGCTGCCGCGCTCCGCGGGGAATTCCTCGATATCGGCGCCGGCGGCGAAGTTGCCCTGCGCGCCGCGAATCACGATGGCCCGCACTCGCGCATCGTCGTCCAGCGCCTGCACGTGCGCGCGCAACGCGCGCCACATCGCGACCGAAATCGCATTGAGCTTGCCGGGATTCGACAGCGTGAGCGTAACCCACCCCTTGTCCAGCGAACTGTCGTCGCGCAGCACTTCACTCACGGGAGTCTCCATTGCGCCGATGCCGGCATCGATAAGTCGTCATGATCAAAGCAAACGGGCGACGGCGCGCCCGAGCGCGGGCTCGCCGTCGATCAGGCGCTGCAGATTGGCGTCGAGCTCGTCGGGCTCGTAGAGATAATTGACCATCATGCCGCACGATTGCTTCGCGCCCTTCCTGGACAGGTCGGCGTGCCAATTGATACGTTCGACGCGCGCGCCGTTGCCCAGGTGGAAGCGGGCGACCGGATCGCGCGGCAGCCCGCGCACCTGCTCGCGCGCGAGATAGTGCGCCGCCAGCGATTCCCCCAGCGTGCGCTGTAGCGCCTGCCCGCCCTTTCGTTCGGGCGTCGATTGCAGCCACGCCATCAGTTGCGCGCCCGTGATGTCGCCGGCCAGCGCGTCGTCCTGCGCGAGCAGCTTGCATCGTTTCGGGCCGAGCACCTGCGCGAGCGCCGATGCATTCAGTTGCCGGAGCCAGTCGTTGAACCCCGGGATCGGCGAGAGCGTGGCGAAGTTGCGCAACTTTGGGAAGTCCACCTGCAGTTCGTCGATCACGCGCTTGAGCAGGAAATTGCCGAAGCTCACGCCGCGCAGTCCCGGCTGGGTGTTCGAGATCGAATAGAAGATGGCCCAGCGAATCCGTCGCAGGTCCTCGAGCGGTGCCTTTTCGTCGAGCAGCGAATGCACGTCGGCCGCCATGTCGGGCACGAAGGCCACTTCCACGAAAATCAGCGGCTCGCGCGGCATGCGCGGGTGGAAGAACGCGTAGCAGCGGCGATCCGAGTCGAGTCGGTTGCGCAAATCGGCCCACGACGAAATCTCGTGCACCGCCTCGTAGCGCATGAGCTTTTCCAGCAGCGACGCGGGCGAATCCCACGTGATCGGATGCAGCTCCAGCAGGCCGACGTCGAACCACGTCGAAAAGAGACTTCCCAGATCCTCTTCGAGCGAAGCCAGTCCGGGCAATGCCGCCCGGTGGCGAAGCATGTCCGCGCGCCAGCGCACGAGAAAGGGCAGGCCGTCCGGCAAGGCGTTGAAGCGCTTGAGGAAACGCACTCGGGCACTGCCCAGCGCCCCCGCCAGCCCACCGGCGGTGCGTTTGACGCTCGCGCCCTCGCCCTCCTTGGCGCCGTCCCTGCTTGCGTCGGCGCCGGCATGTCCGTCGTTCGCGCAAATGTCGGCAACGACGCCGAGCAGCGCCAGTTTCTCCTCGGGCGAGGCGGCGTCGTAGCGCGTCATGAAGTCGCGCGCAGCCTCGTTCGCGGCCGAGTCGGTCAGACGTGCCGAGAGGCACTGCGACAGCTGACGCCGCAGCGCATTTTCCGCTCGCGGCGAAAGTCTGGCCGCGTCGATCTTGCCGTCCTTGCCGTCTTTCGGGCCACCGCCTTGTCCGCCGGACTTGCCGCCGCGTCCGAACCATTGGCCCAGCCGCTCGCCCAGCGAGGGCTTGGGCGACGGCACTGGCGCGCTCACCTCCGACACGCTCTCGGGCGACGTGCGGCTCGGGGCGGGCGGCGGCGCCGACGACGCCATGGCCCCGGAGGCACCCGACGAAGCCGGCGCGGACAAGGCCGACGTAGCGAATACAGCGGACATGGCAGACATCAGCGGCGCATCCTTCATGACGTTTCCTCACATGGCAAGACACTTCACCCCATCAGCTGATCGGGCAGCCACAGCGACAGACCCGGCATCAGGCAGATGAGAACGACGGCAAGCACCATCAGCACCACGAACGGCAGCACCCCCCAGACGATGTCTCGCAAGGCGATATCGGGCGCCGTGTTCTTGATGACGAATATGTTGAGCCCCACGGGCGGATGGATCAACCCCAGTTCCATCACGATCGTCATGACCACGCCGAACCACACGAGGTCGAAGCCGGCGTCGCGCAGCGGGGGCAGGATGATCGGTGCGGTC belongs to Pandoraea pnomenusa and includes:
- a CDS encoding enoyl-CoA hydratase/isomerase family protein — protein: METPVSEVLRDDSSLDKGWVTLTLSNPGKLNAISVAMWRALRAHVQALDDDARVRAIVIRGAQGNFAAGADIEEFPAERGSYDTLRRYHGEIIGPTLDALARCRHPSVALIEGVCVGGGLEIATHCDLRIAGQGARFGVPINKLGFPMAPGELRGVLALAGRAAALEILLEGRVFDAAEAREKGLLTRVVADDAVEEAAYASARRLVAGAPLAAQLNKWLIARLSPPVPPLSEAECQQAFSYWDSHDHREGVAAFLEKRPPDFQGR
- a CDS encoding malonyl-CoA decarboxylase domain-containing protein translates to MASSAPPPAPSRTSPESVSEVSAPVPSPKPSLGERLGQWFGRGGKSGGQGGGPKDGKDGKIDAARLSPRAENALRRQLSQCLSARLTDSAANEAARDFMTRYDAASPEEKLALLGVVADICANDGHAGADASRDGAKEGEGASVKRTAGGLAGALGSARVRFLKRFNALPDGLPFLVRWRADMLRHRAALPGLASLEEDLGSLFSTWFDVGLLELHPITWDSPASLLEKLMRYEAVHEISSWADLRNRLDSDRRCYAFFHPRMPREPLIFVEVAFVPDMAADVHSLLDEKAPLEDLRRIRWAIFYSISNTQPGLRGVSFGNFLLKRVIDELQVDFPKLRNFATLSPIPGFNDWLRQLNASALAQVLGPKRCKLLAQDDALAGDITGAQLMAWLQSTPERKGGQALQRTLGESLAAHYLAREQVRGLPRDPVARFHLGNGARVERINWHADLSRKGAKQSCGMMVNYLYEPDELDANLQRLIDGEPALGRAVARLL